Proteins encoded together in one Telopea speciosissima isolate NSW1024214 ecotype Mountain lineage chromosome 4, Tspe_v1, whole genome shotgun sequence window:
- the LOC122659849 gene encoding monothiol glutaredoxin-S10-like encodes MDRVTKLAPQKAVVIFSKSSCFMCHTIKRLFYELGVSPAIHELDEDSRGREMEWALMRLGFSPSVPAVFIGGKLVGSTNEVMTLHLNGSLIPMLKDAGAIWL; translated from the coding sequence ATGGATAGGGTGACAAAACTGGCACCACAGAAGGCAGTGGTGATCTTCAGCAAGAGCTCATGCTTCATGTGTCATACCATCAAGAGATTGTTTTATGAACTTGGGGTGAGCCCAGCAATTCATGAGCTTgatgaagactccagggggagAGAGATGGAGTGGGCACTCATGAGGCTTGGGTTTAGCCCTTCAGTACCTGCTGTCTTCATAGGAGGTAAACTAGTGGGTTCAACCAATGAAGTCATGACTCTCCATCTCAATGGCTCATTGATACCAATGCTCAAAGATGCAGGTGCTATTTGGCTTTAG